Genomic segment of Panicum virgatum strain AP13 chromosome 2K, P.virgatum_v5, whole genome shotgun sequence:
GATGAACCCAAGTTGGACAACAGTCTTTCCTGTGTTAGTTGAACACTCAACCGTCTCTAGAACAATCTCTAACACACTCTTCTAACTGCACAGTAGTTTTAGAACCATTTGCTGTGGCATGTTCATAATGCTCAATGTTCAACAAGCTTACAATTTTTTTGGTTAAGTAGTAGCAGTATGGAAATAATTTAGTCAATCTCTTGAAATTAACCTAATTTACTTGGAATAACTTGATACTACCTGACATCCACTGACAGGAAATGTTTTTTTTGCAGGGCGGGAAATTATGCTGCTGTTAATCAACCTGCCTACGCATTCACCAATATCCTATTTTCGTCAGGGACCACAGGCAAGATAATATTTTGATAATTTTATCAGTTCTGACATGATTTGCCCATATGCAATGATCAGCGATACAGCTGTGTACACTGTGCAGCAAAATCGGCCAGCAGCAGATCCTATTTATGATATCGAGTTAATTAAATAGTGCTCTTTTAAAAATATTCTACAAatttccaacatttcttcatATTCAGGGGAGCCCAAGGCAATTCCGTGGACACATATAACCCCCCTAAAGGCAGCTGCTGATGGATGGTGTCACATGGATATCCGTAAAAGAGATGTTGTTGCGTGGCCAACTAATCTTGGTTGGATGATGGGTCCCTGGCTTGTCTATGCCTCCTTACTGAATGGAGCCTCCATGGCTCTGTATAACGGCTCCCCAAATAGTTCAGGCTTTGCAAAGTTTGTACAGGTACAAATAAAAGACACCTCAATCAGTTCACCAAATTAGTATCAGAAATTGAGAACCACCTCATAATTGTGTTCAGATACATCATGCTAGAAGGATAAGACTTGTACCGAATAGCAATGCcaaacacttttttttttttgaaagctaaACAATGCCAAACACTTGAAAACAAAAACTGAATGAGCAACAGCATGCTTTACTAATGTTTGTAGATCCTTAGGAAAAATGAATATGCAGACAGGAAACTGTCCTATTTGTTCTGTTTCGATTCGATGTATATTGCTCTGTAATGTCTGCTTTTAATTAAAACTTTAGCTTACTGCTATTCTGTATTCAGTCATGGAAATGTCATTCCTACTTATCATTACATTTTCTTCATTTCACTGCAATCTCATGCCGACTTATTCTTACATTAATTTCCAGGATGCTAAGGTGACAATGCTTGGACTGGTACCCAGCATCGCTCGTACATGGAAAAATACAGATTGCACAGCTGTATTTGACTGGTCCACCATCCGGTAATTTTTTAAATGCTCCTCTCTAGAGTCCAGACCCTTTCTGCCTTAACTTGCATACCTTGTATTTTAGAGAAAGTAAATTGTATGCCACACAGTTTCTCTTTCTCAGCGGTTGTGTTTTATACAGGTGTTTTAGCTCATCTGGGGAGGCATCCAGTGTGGATGATTATTTATGGCTGATGGGAAGAGCTTGCTACAAGCCAGTAATTGAGTATTGTGGAGGCACAGAGATTGGTGGTGGATTTGTTACTGGATCTTTGCTGCAACCTCAAGCATTGTCTGCATTCAGCACTCCCGCCATGGGTTGTAACTTGTTCATTCTTGACAGCAGTGGGAATCCCTTAGTAAGTATATCATGGAATAGGACTTTCCTTGCTCTCACTTCTCATTTCATTTTTTAAACATGTCCAATGTAAATAGAAAGAATGTGTTCCTCGGTAAGTTGGTGTGCCACAAAACCAATTTAAACAACACTGTCATTTACATTTTCTGTCAGCATTGACATGACATTAGGTCTTACTCCATCTACTTATTGCAAATTATGCAAATAATGCTTGTTTTTGTGACAAATGAAAAGGAACTTTCTGAACTGATGTTGGTTATAATCTTCAAATTTGCAGCCACAAGATTCTGTCGGTATTGGTGAACTTGCGCTTGACCCAATTTTATTTGGATCATCAACAACACTACTAAACGCTGATCATCAGGAAGTTTATTTCAATGGAATGCCAGAATGGAACGGGAGAGTACGTATGCGTGTTCTTGGCTCCTTTTATGATGTTTAAAGGTTTAGACTAAACCTCTGCATTACATGCAGATCCTCCGCAGACATGGAGATGAATTTGAGCGTACTTGTGATGGATATTATAGGGCCCATGGGCGTGCAGATGACACGATGAACCTTGGTGGCATTAAGGTATACCATGCATTGTGGTAATATGCAACTGCACATCAAAATGTGTCATATCATGGTCCACTCATCGAACTTTATGGTCACTTTCAGGTTAGTTCCATCGAGATTGAGAGGATCTGCAACAGAGTAAACGACGCCATCCTCGAAACAGCAGCTATTGGGGTTCCGCCAATAGGTGGTGGCCCTGAACAACTAACGATAGCTGTCGTTTTCAAAGACCAGAGCACACAAGTAGAGGACTTGAACCAGCTGAAACTAGCGTTCAACACGGCCCTGAAGAAGCTGAACCCCCTCTTCAAGGTGCGTCCATTGTTCATGTGGATTTGTCGCTGACTGCATCAAAGTTTTATGTGGCAGACCACACAGACATCACCTGAActttcttcgcttccttctgtACGCAGGTTTCTTCTGTAGTCGTGGTTCCATCACTCCCTAGAACCGCCTCGAACAAGGTCATGAGGAGAGTCCTGTGCAAGGAGTTCACCCAAGCAGCACAGGCAAAAAAGTCAAAAATCTAGATAGTTAGAAATATATTTCTTCCCTGCAAATGTACCCCGCGAAAAAAGAGCTATACAACAAACTGTGCATATCATTATACATAGGCCCTTCAGAATCCAGTTGTTTATACCTCTAAAAAGGAGGTATGGGGTGTATCTATATTTTtcgaaagaaaaaaacaaatgagCTGTATTTCCTGCCAAAGGATTTCTTCACTTCATGCCAACTCTCATAGATGAGGTGCTAATAAAACATTCATGTTACCATTTTCCCTTGCACGAATTTTACTTCGAAGATCATCGGAATTTCTGCTAGCCAAGTAATATAAACACTACAGCTCAtatatctttttttatttaaaaaaaaaaagaaaacactttTGGAAGTGCTCCAGAAGATGCAACGACCAGCGGCAGGTGAAGAGGTCATTTCAAAAC
This window contains:
- the LOC120678547 gene encoding probable acyl-activating enzyme 17, peroxisomal, encoding MAAASHKPLAAITAGDLAAAAPGTDAAALHAALRRALGAGDGDADPAAVWGEICRSLLRPDVPFAVHRMLYYGCFAGLPSPTRPAWTPDPEEAASTNVGRVMEARGRELLGGAYTDPITSFPDLYKFSNENPEAYWKMVFEDMGVEFNVEPFCIWRESRAYPGGEWLPGAELNAAANCLRAKPGRSSEDVAIVWRDEGKDSEPLNFMTLEELRKKVCHVANALDTLDLPKGSAIAIDMPMNVNAVVIYLAIVLAGYVVVSIADSFAAPAILTRLKISEAKAIFTQDYILRDDKELPLYSRVVEAKAPRAIVIPARGSLPIKGLRLNDLSWQDFLGRVNDTKAGNYAAVNQPAYAFTNILFSSGTTGEPKAIPWTHITPLKAAADGWCHMDIRKRDVVAWPTNLGWMMGPWLVYASLLNGASMALYNGSPNSSGFAKFVQDAKVTMLGLVPSIARTWKNTDCTAVFDWSTIRCFSSSGEASSVDDYLWLMGRACYKPVIEYCGGTEIGGGFVTGSLLQPQALSAFSTPAMGCNLFILDSSGNPLPQDSVGIGELALDPILFGSSTTLLNADHQEVYFNGMPEWNGRILRRHGDEFERTCDGYYRAHGRADDTMNLGGIKVSSIEIERICNRVNDAILETAAIGVPPIGGGPEQLTIAVVFKDQSTQVEDLNQLKLAFNTALKKLNPLFKVSSVVVVPSLPRTASNKVMRRVLCKEFTQAAQAKKSKI